The Plasmodium knowlesi strain H genome assembly, chromosome: 14 genome has a segment encoding these proteins:
- a CDS encoding SUMO-activating enzyme subunit 2, putative — protein sequence MHRTLRKIFDRQTCDKIESMKILLVGAGGIGSEFLKNIITIGCRNIDIVDIDTIDITNLNRQFLFKKDDVKKYKSFVAKQRALQHKKDLNINAYTFDVCTMKGSDIAKYDYVVNALDNIKARKYVNKLCVMEKKVLIEAGSTGYNGQVYPILANETKCYNCEEKPKNKTYAICTIRQTPSLPEHCVAWGRLIFETFFCKSDNETLIDIKNHIEEESKKRNMEQYEIITFIFNYLFYDTIKELATLKKDYGTEPIPILFKDNAKKEDKCDEMEKEESNTLKEGEPPHGGGQNEAHKHKETEPASITLCSQNIWKQDECIKMYTEAFEKLYSYLNINKKTEEYLVFDKDDDDCINFITAISNLRMMNFSIKQKSKFDVQSIAGNIIPAISSTNAIVASLQASQLIHVIEHLERVKGGDEAVEKISLRDSKAKHVWVKSIVSGNKMFSRGNIVNAENLEAPNPRCYICQQPMIDIYIKSFSEMTLYDFVKNVCTNELAFLYPFLDKQDRNIFDYDSFLEEDEEYIKSLYNSLSEWDIKNDEILILTDFQNDKDQLEIHLKEDPTLEVPYDIKQKVVKKTKADELNGPEAPPPSSKKRKHINEEEEPLNDKKKARTQNKVEEIVIDDEECVNDSLVLID from the coding sequence ATGCACCGCACGTTGCGAAAAATCTTCGACCGCCAAACATGCGATAAAATAGAGAGCATGAAGATCCTCCTCGTGGGGGCGGGCGGAATAGGTAGTGAATttctaaaaaatataatcacCATAGGTTGTAGAAATATCGACATAGTGGACATTGACACAATTGATATCACGAACTTGAATAGACAGTTTCTGTTTAAGAAGGATGACGTGAAGAAGTACAAGTCCTTTGTCGCCAAGCAGAGGGCTCTCCAGCACAAGAAGGATCTGAACATCAACGCCTACACATTCGATGTGTGCACCATGAAGGGAAGTGACATAGCAAAGTACGACTACGTTGTCAACGCTCTCGATAATATTAAGGCAagaaaatatgtaaataaattatgcgtaatggagaaaaaggtaTTAATTGAAGCAGGCAGCACAGGTTATAATGGCCAAGTGTATCCCATCCTtgcaaatgaaacaaaatgtTACAACTGTGAAGAGaaaccaaaaaataaaacatatgCCATTTGTACAATTAGGCAAACCCCATCGTTACCTGAACATTGTGTAGCATGGGGGAGACTTATTtttgaaacttttttttgtaaaagtgATAATGAAACTTTGATTGATATTAAAAATCACATTGAGGAAGAAtcaaagaaaaggaatatggAGCAGTATGAAATTATcaccttcatttttaactaCCTCTTTTACGACACCATTAAGGAGCTAGCCACATTGAAGAAGGACTACGGCACGGAGCCCATCCCCATACTGTTCAAGGATAAtgcaaagaaggaagacaaaTGTGATGagatggaaaaggaggaaagtaaCACcttaaaagaaggggaacCTCCCCATGGGGGTGGACAGAACGAAGCACATAAACACAAGGAAACCGAACCGGCCTCCATCACCCTGTGCTCTCAAAATATCTGGAAACAAGATGAAtgcataaaaatgtacacagaAGCATTCGAAAAATTGTATAGTTACTtaaacataaataaaaaaacagagGAATACCTGGTGTTTGAtaaagatgatgatgactGCATCAATTTCATAACAGCCATTTCGAATTTACGAATGAtgaatttttccattaagCAAAAAAGCAAGTTCGATGTGCAGTCCATCGCCGGGAACATCATTCCTGCCATTTCATCTACCAACGCGATTGTGGCTTCCTTGCAGGCCTCGCAACTTATTCATGTTATTGAACACTTGGAACGTGTGAAGGGGGGAGACGAGGCGGTCGAAAAAATCAGTCTAAGAGACAGCAAGGCAAAACACGTGTGGGTTAAAAGTATAGTCAGCGGAAATAAAATGTTCTCACGTGGAAATATTGTGAACGCAGAAAATTTGGAAGCGCCCAACCCCAGATGTTACATATGCCAACAGCCCATGATAGATATTTATATCAAAAGTTTTAGCGAAATGACGCTATAcgattttgtaaaaaatgtatgcacaaaTGAGTTGGCTTTCTTGTATCCCTTCCTGGACAAACAAGATAGAAACATCTTCGACTATGATTCCTTTTTGGAGGAGGACGAAGAGTACATAAAGAGCTTGTATAACTCACTGAGCGAATGGGATATTAAGAATGACGAGATTCTTATTTTGACAGACTTCCAGAATGATAAGGACCAGCTGGAGATTCACCTGAAGGAGGATCCCACGCTCGAAGTACCCTACGACATAAAGCAGAAAGTTGTTAAGAAAACGAAAGCGGATGAGCTCAATGGACCGGAGGCGCCACCCCCCAG